The window AATTGATTGATGAATAAGCCGCTTCTGTCAACCACTTCAATAACGCTGTGTGATTCGTTGGCTTTAAACATCAATCCGATCACTGCACCAAAAGCAATAATCATAACGGGCGCCAACAAAGTCAATATGATAAAGGATTTTTTCTTAACCTGCGTAAGAAACTCCCTCTTTGTAATTAAAAAAATATTTTTCATAAAATTAAGAATGGTTGCTTACGGCATTAATAAATACTTCATTCATGCTAGGAATTCTTTCGTCAAATGATCTTACTTTTCCTATATGTACAAGATCCAGAAGAATATTGTTCTGATCCGTTTCATTTTTGAGGTCAAAAGAAACCAGGCTGTTCTCGTTGGAAAAGTTGAAGATCTCGTATTTATTTCTGAAGCTTTCCAATTGTTCATTGTTCACTTCAGAAAGGGTAATTCCAAAAATATTTTTCTTGAATTTTTCTCTTACGTCAAAAACTCTTCCGTCAATAATTTTTTTAGAGTTGTTAATCAACGCCACATAATCACACATTTCTTCTACACTTTCCATTCTGTGAGTAGAAAGAATGATGGTGGTTCCGTTATTCTTAAGATCAATGATTTGATCTTTGATTAAGTTGGCATTTACAGGATCGAAACCTGAGAAAGGTTCATCAAGGATTAAAAGATGGGGTCTGTGAAGTACCGTAACTACAAACTGAATCTTTTGTGCCATCCCTTTAGAGAGTTCAGAAAGTTTTTTCTTCCACCATTGGTCGATATTCAGTTTGTCAAACCATTTTTTTGCTTCATTCAGGGCATCATTTTTACTCATCCCTTTCAATTCTCCAAAATACAAGATCTGATCGCCTACACTCATATTTTTGTATAGTCCTCTCTCTTCCGGCATATAACCGATATCCTTGATGTGGCTAGGGTTCAGTTTTTGTCCATTGATTAAGATCTCTCCGGAGTCTGCTTGGGTAATTTGGTTAATAATACGGATGAATGATGTTTTTCCGGCCCCGTTAGGTCCTAAAAGTCCGTAGATACTGCCTTTAGGAACATGGATGCTGAAATCATCCAATGCTACCTTTTTCCAGTATTATAGGTCTTTTTAATATGTTCAGCTTTTAGCATTAAGTTATTTTTACAATTAGTATAAAAAAGTCCTTAAAGTTACGGAAATATTAAACGAGATTGGTATAAAGAAAAAATCCTGATGATTATCAGGATCTTAATTTATTGTTTCACGATTTGAGTAACTTTCTGCGTATTGTCGCTCAAAATATAACGAATCAGATATTTTCCGGGTTTTAATTTTTCAATATTAATCTCTCCGGAGTTCATATTGACTGTATAATTGGCAACCTGCATACCCAAAATAGAATAAAAGGTCACACTTTTGATTCTTAAAGAAGAATCTTTTGCCTTAATAATAAGGAAATCCTTTGCAGGATTTGGATAGGCAAGCAAAACACCATCATCTGCTTTCTGAGAGATGGAACCCGGCTCTCTAAGCTGAGCTTGTAAATTGTTGGAAAACCCAACAAAAGCGCCTACAAATAAAAATAAAAGTAAAAATTTTTTCATCAAATTTATAATTTCTCGAATATATATAACAAATATAACAAATTCTATAATTTCATACAATAGTTTTTTGTATAACTTATAGTAAATTTGTAGAAACTTATTCAAAAAGTATTCCAAAATGATACATTCAAGAAATAGAAGACTTAGAGTTAATGAATCTATCAGAAGTTTGGTAAGAGAAAATGTGCTTACAACTGATGATTTTGTAATGCCGATCTTCGTAATGGAGGGCGAAAACATGCAGGAACCGATCCCGTCGATGCCGGGAATTTTCAGGCGAAGCATCGATTTAACAGTAAAAGAATGTAAGGAATTATTTTCTTTAGGCGTAAAAGCTGTCAATTTGTACATGAAGGTGTCAGAACATCTGAAAGACAATACCGGAAAGGAAGCATGGAACCAAAACGGATTGATGCAGAATACCATCAAAGCTATTAAAGACGCTGTTCCAGGAATGGTAGTAATGCCTGATGTAGCTTTAGATCCTTATTCAATCTATGGACACGACGGTATTATTGAAAATGGAAAAATTCTAAATGATGCAACGAACGAGGCATTGGCAAGAATGTCAGTATCTCATGCTGAAGCGGGTGCAGATCTTGTAGCACCAAGTGATATGATGGATGGAAGAGTACAGGTGATCCGTGAAGCATTGGAACAAAGCGGATTCACGGATGTGGGTATCGTAAGCTATGCTGCAAAATATGCAAGTTCTTTCTACGGGCCTTTCAGAAGTGCTTTAGATAGTGCTCCTAAAGAAAATGTTGAAATTCCGAAAGATAAAAAGACTTATCAGATGGACTTTCACAACTCTCGTGAAGCTTTGAATGAAGTATTTAAAGATATTGATGAAGGAGCAGATATTATCATGATTAAACCAGGACTTCCTTACTTAGATATTGTTTCTAAAGTACGTGAAGCGATTGATCTTCCAATTGCCGTTTATAACGTAAGTGGAGAATATGCAATGGTAAAAGCAGCTGTTCAGAACGGTTGGTTGGATAATGATAAAACCATTATTGAAAATCTTACATGTTTCAAAAGAGCAGGTGCAGATATGATCTTTACTTATTTTGCTAAAGAAGCAGCGATGATTTTGAATAAGTAATTTTAAAATAGAAGAGTAATGAGGCTATCAATTTATGACAGCCTCATCTTACTATACTTTAGGAACACATCCGCAACATCCCTCGTATTGGTCAGTTGATGGATCACATACGTATATTGAATTACACATGTAAACATATCCTACTCGGCATTGTAGAATTCCTCCTCCTAAAACAGACTTAAGTCCATTTCTTGAAATTTTCTTGAAATTTTTCATTTTAAATAATTTGTTTTATTGAGCTTTAAATGTAATAAAAAATTAAATAGATGTAGGATTATTTTTTTTAAATTGGGATAAGGGTAATATTGTTCTTCATGGATATTGTTTCTAAAGTACGTGAAGCGATTGATCTTCCAATTACCGTTTATAACGTAAGTGGAGAATACGCAATGGTAAAAGCAGCTGTTCAGAACGGTTGGCTGGATAATGATAAAACCATTATTGAAAATCTTACATGTTTCAAAAGAGCAGGTGCAGATAAGATCTTTACTTATTTTGCTAAAGAAGCAGCAATGATTTTAAATAAATAGAAATAATTCAATATGAATAATAAAAGCAAAAAATGCTGTCTCACTGAGGCAGCATTTTTTGCTTTTATTAAGATAAATTGTTTTGCCTCCCTGATTATAATTTTTTCATTTATCTTCCAGCACAGAGAGGGTCTTCAGGACGTATAGGGTTATCGGGATGATCTAAAAGACAAATTTTTGTTGGACATAGATACCATCCCCGAAAACAGTTCCCGTTTTTATCAGGATAGGTATAATAATATCCGCCTTCGATTTGTTTTAAATCTTTTTTTGTTAATTTTTTCATGGTGAATATTTTATTAATTAGTTATACTAAAATAATGAAAATATTTCACATTATTTTGATATTTAATTATAGCCAAGGTTTTTTCCCATAAACATAGGTGTCATCAAACTGTTTGTCATCCATACAAAGATAGATGATGCCTTCAATAAAAGGAATAATGGAGGCAATACCACAGGTAACAATGTTCAGAACCAATTGGATAATTCCTTCTTTGGTATACCCAAGATAAAATTTATTTAAGCCCAGCCAGCCTACAAGAATACCTAATAGGGCCGCAGGAAGTTTTTTCTCTGAACGGTAAGGGATATTCGCCTGTTGTTGGTTTCCTGTATTTTCTGTTTTTGTGTAACCGTAGTTTTCCATTTCTTAGTATTTGTAATTGATTGAATTTTTTTATAATAAGTAGATTTAAATTATTAAAAGTTACAAACACTGAATGTTAAAAGGTTTCAAATTTTAGAACAACAAGTTTACATTAAGATATAAGTGAAGTTTATATTTTTGATATATTTGCCTTATGATTTTACGAGGAGAAAACTTAATCAAAGAATACGGTCCTAAAAAAGTTGTAAAAGGCGTTTCTGTACAGGTTCAGCAGGGAGAAATTGTAGGTTTGCTTGGTCCAAACGGAGCAGGAAAAACCACATCGTTTTATATGATCGTAGGGTTGGTTAAGCCTACTTCAGGAAAAATTTTCTTGGATAAACAGGAGATTACTACGGATGCGATGTACCGAAGAGCTCAAAAGGGAATCGGATATCTGGCACAGGAAGCTTCCGTTTTCAGGAAATTGTCTGTAGAGGAAAATATTATGGGAGTATTGCAGCTGACAAAACTGTCCAAACGTGAACAGCAAATCAAATGTGATGAACTGATCGAAGAGTTTTCTTTGCAGCATGTTCGTAAAAACAGAGGGGATCTTCTTTCCGGAGGAGAGAGACGTAGAACGGAAATTGCCCGTTGTTTGGCAACAAGCCCGAACTTTATTCTTTTGGATGAACCTTTCGCTGGGGTAGACCCGATTGCGGTAGAAGATATTCAAAAGATTGTAAGAAGCCTTGTAGATAAAAATATCGGAATCCTGATTACCGACCACAACGTACAGCAGACCCTTGCAATTACCAATAAGACCTATATTATGTTTGAAGGAAAGATTCTTAAAGAAGGACTTCCGGAAGATCTTGCGAATGATCCACAGGTAAGAGAAGCTTATCTTGGTGAAAACTTCGTATACCAAAGCATTTTAGACAAACCGAAGAAGAAAAAGTACGCTTATAACATCTGGGCAGGTAATTTTGATTCAAAATCTCAATTGCAGGGATTTGTTGATGAAAACTTTAAGGAATATGATAATCTGAGACTGATGTATGGTTTTGAAGATGTTAGTTTTGCTTCATTAGGAAACTCAGAGATCGAGCATATCTTTAGTGAGGTAGTGGATAAAAATGCAAACAACTCATTTGTTTTCCAGAAAAAAGAAATTAATTCACAATATTCTCTGGAGCAAGCAGAGGCAGAATCTAAAAAAGTGAGTCAGCCAGAGCTTCATTATCTGACAACGTATATGTATGAAGGATAAAATTTAAGTATTTAATAGTTTAAAACCATAATAAAGACGTACCTTTTCTTTTCGAAACGGTACGTTTTTCAGTTTAAATAATTCCTATGGCAAAACCATTCAACAGAACAGTTACTTTATTCGGGATTTATAAACAGCTTGTTCCCTTTATCAGACCTTACCGATTAATGATTTACGGAACATTGTTTCTTACTTTTCTTGGAGCTCTGGCGGCACAGGTCAATCCGATAGTACTTAAATATACAGTGGATGAGGTTACCCAACTTACCCATCTTCCGCATCCGATGACAGAGGGAATTCATATTCTTATCATCATCTCCATTATTTTATTAGGAAAAGAATTATTGAATATTTTTATCAATTTTGGACAGAAATTCTATGGAGAAAAAATCAGAATCAATGTCAGTTCGGTGTTGGCACAATCAGCCATAGATAAAATTTTGGGCTACCGTGTGGCTTATTTCAATGATGAAAATCACGAATCCGGAAAACTCCAGATCAGGATAGACCGTGGGATTGAGAGTTTAACCAAGTTAGTACAAAATTTTTTCATCGATATTCTTCCGCTTTTTTCCAATGCGATTATTGCACTGATCATCATGTACATGCAGAATGTGTATGTAGGATTGGTTTCTACAATTATTGTCCCAATCTATTTTTACATAAGCTCATTACAGGCTAAAAAACTAAGTGGAGTACGCCGGCAGCTCAGAAATCAGAGAGAAAAGAAAACTTCCGGGCTTTTAAACTTGGTCAATTCTATTATGGTGATCAAAAGTTTTGTCCGCGAAAAATTCGAAGGGAAAAAACAATATGATCTCCAGATGCAGCTGATGGAAAGCCAGATGTTCACAAGAAGAACCAACTTTATATATGATGGATTAAAAACCTTTATTGAACAGTTTGGTGTTGTTTTAATTATTCTTCTAACAGTGTATCTGGTATTGGATCAGCAAATGACTATCGGAGCCATTATGCTTCATATTATGCTTTTCAACAATGTATCAGCGCCTATCCGTCAATTACATAGGATTTATGATGATATGAATGATGCAATGATCTATGCCGAAGGATATTTTGATATTCTTAATGCTGATAGTGAAACAGAACCAAACGGAAGCTTTGTAGAGAAAGAGATTAAAGGAACTTTTGAACTTAGAAATGTAGATTTTACTTATCCTAACGGAACACAAGCTTTGCATGATGTTTCCATGAAAATTGAAAATGGGAAAACAACAGCATTGGTGGGATTAAGCGGAGCCGGAAAATCCACTGTGATTAATCTTCTGTGTAAATTTTATCTGCCCAATTCAGGAGAAATTTTGCTGGATGGGGTGAACTTAAATGAATTTGATAATACATTTCTGAGAAGCGATCTTGGATTGGTTCTTCAGAAAAACCATATTTTTCAGGGAAGTATTGAAGACAACATCCGCTATGGAGATATGAATGCTACTTTTGAGGAGATTCAGGCTGCCGCTAAAAAAGCATATCTGCACGATCAGATCATGGATCTTCCTACGGGATATCAGCATGATGCTACCCAGCTTTCAGGAGGACAACAGCAAAGAATTGCGATTGCAAGATTGTTTTTGAAGAATCCTCCGATTATATTCCTGGATGAGCCTACAGCAAGTCTGGA of the Chryseobacterium capnotolerans genome contains:
- a CDS encoding T9SS type A sorting domain-containing protein, translating into MKKFLLLFLFVGAFVGFSNNLQAQLREPGSISQKADDGVLLAYPNPAKDFLIIKAKDSSLRIKSVTFYSILGMQVANYTVNMNSGEINIEKLKPGKYLIRYILSDNTQKVTQIVKQ
- the hemB gene encoding porphobilinogen synthase — encoded protein: MIHSRNRRLRVNESIRSLVRENVLTTDDFVMPIFVMEGENMQEPIPSMPGIFRRSIDLTVKECKELFSLGVKAVNLYMKVSEHLKDNTGKEAWNQNGLMQNTIKAIKDAVPGMVVMPDVALDPYSIYGHDGIIENGKILNDATNEALARMSVSHAEAGADLVAPSDMMDGRVQVIREALEQSGFTDVGIVSYAAKYASSFYGPFRSALDSAPKENVEIPKDKKTYQMDFHNSREALNEVFKDIDEGADIIMIKPGLPYLDIVSKVREAIDLPIAVYNVSGEYAMVKAAVQNGWLDNDKTIIENLTCFKRAGADMIFTYFAKEAAMILNK
- a CDS encoding bacteriocin-like protein, with protein sequence MKNFKKISRNGLKSVLGGGILQCRVGYVYMCNSIYVCDPSTDQYEGCCGCVPKV
- a CDS encoding bacteriocin, whose amino-acid sequence is MKKLTKKDLKQIEGGYYYTYPDKNGNCFRGWYLCPTKICLLDHPDNPIRPEDPLCAGR
- a CDS encoding TM2 domain-containing protein, whose amino-acid sequence is MENYGYTKTENTGNQQQANIPYRSEKKLPAALLGILVGWLGLNKFYLGYTKEGIIQLVLNIVTCGIASIIPFIEGIIYLCMDDKQFDDTYVYGKKPWL
- a CDS encoding ABC transporter ATP-binding protein, translated to MIYGTLFLTFLGALAAQVNPIVLKYTVDEVTQLTHLPHPMTEGIHILIIISIILLGKELLNIFINFGQKFYGEKIRINVSSVLAQSAIDKILGYRVAYFNDENHESGKLQIRIDRGIESLTKLVQNFFIDILPLFSNAIIALIIMYMQNVYVGLVSTIIVPIYFYISSLQAKKLSGVRRQLRNQREKKTSGLLNLVNSIMVIKSFVREKFEGKKQYDLQMQLMESQMFTRRTNFIYDGLKTFIEQFGVVLIILLTVYLVLDQQMTIGAIMLHIMLFNNVSAPIRQLHRIYDDMNDAMIYAEGYFDILNADSETEPNGSFVEKEIKGTFELRNVDFTYPNGTQALHDVSMKIENGKTTALVGLSGAGKSTVINLLCKFYLPNSGEILLDGVNLNEFDNTFLRSDLGLVLQKNHIFQGSIEDNIRYGDMNATFEEIQAAAKKAYLHDQIMDLPTGYQHDATQLSGGQQQRIAIARLFLKNPPIIFLDEPTASLDAIATEQIKNSLDAIKEGRTVIIISHSLSQILDSDTIYVMKKGRVVENGTHDELYNKEGTYREIFDASARSLNLDKLMNTLKEN